One Setaria viridis chromosome 5, Setaria_viridis_v4.0, whole genome shotgun sequence genomic region harbors:
- the LOC117858838 gene encoding G-type lectin S-receptor-like serine/threonine-protein kinase At5g35370, with amino-acid sequence MGLDVTGNLVLFDQNNSSVWQSFDHPTDTLVLGQSLCRGKNLSAKPSNTKWPAARIYFSAELDGLQYSFKPAAYTQVFQATTPSTYRTTTCYAFVNGSLGFPDKIFSLPLAKSVQLMRLESDGHLRLYEMGIPHLELLMVLDVLSIAMKFCDYPLACGDYGVCNNGQCSCPSLSHFRFQDERHPDAGCTPLTSISCNHVHTHQLIPLYNVSYFSYDRFLSLATQGTPQRVCMHSCLVDCSCKAVLFQKSSYRDDYGNCLLLSEENLILLTEDLTGPVLAFFKIQDDHSEKRTIITAISSTVAGFTISL; translated from the coding sequence ATGGGCTTAGATGTTACAGGAAACCTTGTGCTCTTCGATCAGAATAACTCCTCTGTGTGGCAGTCCTTTGACCACCCAACAGATACTTTGGTCTTGGGGCAATCACTTTGTCGGGGAAAGAATCTCAGTGCAAAACCCTCAAACACAAAATGGCCTGCTGCAAGGATCTATTTTTCTGCGGAGTTGGATGGGCTGCAGTACTCTTTCAAACCAGCAGCCTATACACAGGTGTTCCAAGCTACTACACCATCAACTTATAGAACGACAACTTGTTATGCATTTGTCAATGGAAGCCTTGGGTTCCCAGATAAAATTTTCTCACTACCATTAGCAAAATCGGTGCAATTGATGAGGCTAGAGTCTGATGGGCATTTGAGGCTTTACGAGATGGGGATACCTCACTTAGAATTGCTTATGGTGCTTGATGTACTAAGCATAGCCATGAAATTTTGTGATTACCCATTGGCATGTGGTGATTACGGTGTTTGCAATAATGGGCAATGTTCCTGTCCCAGTTTGAGCCATTTTAGGTTCCAAGATGAACGGCATCCAGATGCTGGATGCACACCCTTAACAAGCATCTCCTGCAACCATGTGCACACCCACCAGCTGATACCACTCTACAATGTTTCTTACTTCAGTTATGACAGATTCTTGTCATTAGCAACTCAAGGTACTCCCCAACGTGTCTGCATGCATTCTTGCTTAGTGGATTGCTCTTGCAAAGCAGTTCTTTTTCAGAAGTCCAGTTATCGTGATGATTATGGTAACTGCTTGCTTTTATCAGAGGAGAATCTAATTTTGCTTACAGAGGATTTAACAGGTCCCGTTTTGGCATTTTTCAAGATACAGGATGATCACTCAGAAAAGAGGACGATCATTACTGCTATTAGCTCCACAGTTGCTGGCTTTACTATAAgtctataa
- the LOC117858619 gene encoding F-box/kelch-repeat protein At5g43190, with protein sequence MASSTTTAVDCPWDALPSHLQERILSLIPVTELLPVAAASRALRRLLRSPAFHALLSPHRLDAFFLITPRLAVHPLSRRVLRTPQLAALCPPSYPLVSSASPSRLITYATLHSLPPIPDGSYLLSVVVQPAPSSSCILVAVTTGAAVRSYTLDADDPSRQWASRGDLPVSISLLGNAAVAGDRSQLFVLGRGPDALLVFNLATGTWEVLLVVMPQGLTTAHLFVYDGRLFMVGGVERLGEVERVVVWWLEDGKEVMLWREVGVMPVEVFDELVAGRHGSFWHFQAADRLGIVCLYNVVDGRLVMFDAADGLWTVLPRVSGMDAEESGRWFGHVLEPGVELLLGQHHR encoded by the coding sequence atggcctcctccaccaccaccgccgtcgaCTGCCCGTGGGACGCCCTCCCGTCGCACCTCCAGGAGCGCATCCTTTCCCTCATCCCCGTCACCGAGctgctccccgtcgccgccgcctctcgcgcgctccgccgcctcctccgctccccgGCCTTCCACGCCCTCCTCTCCCCGCACCGCCTCGACGCCTTCTTCCTCATCACCCCACGGCTCGCCGTCCACCCGCTCTCCCGCCGCGTCCTCCGCACGCCCCAGCTCGCTGCGCTCTGCCCCCCTTCCTATCCGCTCGTCTCCTCCGCGTCCCCCTCCCGCCTCATCACCTACGCCACGCTCCACTCCCTCCCGCCGATCCCCGACGGCTCCTACCTCCTCTCCGTCGTCGTCcagccggccccctcctcctcctgcatcctcgtcgccgtcacCACCGGCGCGGCCGTGCGCTCGTATACCCTGGACGCCGATGATCCCTCCCGGCAGTGGGCGTCTAGAGGCGATCTCCCGGTGTCTATCTCGCTCCTGGGAAATGCCGCAGTCGCTGGCGATCGCAGTCAGCTCTTCGTCCTCGGCCGTGGCCCCGACGCTCTCTTGGTGTTCAATCTCGCGACGGGGACgtgggaggtgctgctggttgTGATGCCACAAGGTCTCACTACAGCGCACCTGTTTGTGTATGATGGGAGGCTGTTCATGGTTGGTGGGGTGGAGAGGTTGGGGGAGGTGGAACgggtggtggtgtggtggcTGGAGGACGGGAAGGAGGTGATGTTATGGAGGGAGGTGGGTGTGATGCCAGTGGAGGTGTTCGATGAGTTGGTGGCTGGTCGGCATGGAAGTTTCTGGCATTTTCAGGCCGCGGACAGATTGGGGATTGTTTGCTTGTACAATGTTGTGGATGGTAGGCTGGTCATGTTTGATGCGGCTGATGGTTTGTGGACAGTGCTGCCACGAGTGTCCGGGATGGATGCAGAGGAGAGTGGCAggtggtttggacatgtcctgGAGCCGGGAGTTGAGCTCTTGCTGGGACAACACCACCGGTGA